One Magnolia sinica isolate HGM2019 chromosome 2, MsV1, whole genome shotgun sequence genomic window, CTGGCTCCACTTCTCATGTTCTTCCTCGGCTTGCGGTTCTTCCAATGCTCATCAAAGTCCTTTTCTGTATACGTTTTAATAAGAAATGGCGCCAGTCGAGTACGGATAAAaggtttcagtccttcaacaaaCTTCTGCCCTTTACGAAGCTCATCCGGTATGAGAAATGTCGCAAATCGTGCCAACTCTGTAAACTTTGCATCATATTGACGCATCGTCATATCTCCTTGTTCTAATTTCATAAATTTTTTAACCTTTTAAGCACGCACATAAGCTGAAAagtatttattttcaaattttgtgcAGAATTGGTCCATGTCCACCTTTCTATTCGCAGGTTCTCCCTGGTCGTAGATTCCCAGCAATGATCGGCTTCTCCTTCCAACATATATATTGTTAATTCAGCCTTTTGTTGCTCGTTACATCTCATAGCTGAGAAAATTTTCTCCATCTGCCTTTTCCAACCCTCAGCTTCACTTGGGTCAGGCCCACCTTTAAACGTAGGCGGTCTCTGCCTCTTAAACTTTTCCAACAAGGACCCCGTCCCTTCAGGGGCTACATGTGTCACTTGAGTCTGCTCCTGAGATTGAGTTATAAGCACTTGTGTTCCCATAAATGAGGCAAATCCTTCCATCGCTTGGAGGATCTTTTCAATAATTGCTCCTTGCCTGGCTGCACCGGGTACTTGAGTCTCCGATGCGGCCCCGAAGTTCATACTTTGATCCGTCATAGCCTATGATAAATAAAAGGGAATTATGAATTTTACtgaataattttaatattataagaaattagATGGTTCAATGTAGATACATGAAGATTTAAGAGAAGTTGAACTAAAATGTAGTTTAGAACTATGTGCAGAAATTTCTAGTCATAAGGGTGCTATTCTAAttgatatttttgatatttttagaCATTATTTtaacttaaatttttttatatataaatatatataagtctACTATACCcctgtaaaattttataatattttgacacctgtaaaatttataaaatttcagAGAGTATGCACTGTccagatttggatgatttctaGATAGGTTTATCTTAAcctcaaacacatatatcaacggtcagtatttttaatttttatttatttttcttaaaattatacttattaagcttcaattgagtttttgaatcacctcaattggagttttagttaaatagttatgatttttcaaagtcaaACATTTTATATTAATTATTACTGCCCAACCCAAGAAATagttagaaaaattctcaaaaaattcCTAACGtccatatttgattttgtatgttAATATACAGCCTAAATGGGATCTAAGTATTATATTATAATAGATTAAAATGTCATACGTATGTATTCTAAATTTTTCATCTCCTAGTTAAGACCATTTAGGAAGACTTAGAGTTAAATCTCTATTTTAGGTCCAATGTTAAGATcaacctggctctgataccaacttgtcacgccccaaaattcgggtacCCGAATAGGGTGTCCAGGACCCGAATTCCAGACCCGtgacatataaaaaaataaaaaaataaaaagataaagtatgtcaatttcatatgcatttcatttttttcccACCATAGCCCAAAGCTTTAAAATCTAAACACAAACTAAGATAACTAATTACACAATCTGTTATTACATCGATacataattatttaacttaacttgaagtaagaaaatcaagtcaaacattactacattcagagttctaaaataaaataaaatttatcctatGTAGAATGACATGCCACGTGCATCCAACCACATTCCATGCTCCACTACTAATAGTAGTACCCTGcatcttcaaaatattcataacctgaaacggttaaaacataatgagttgacaactcaataggatcacatcaatcccaAGTTGAAAGTCTCACAATTATTACCAAATTTAACCTcgacatattaatcaaaataaggTGAACATTAGATATAAAATCATAGTTAATAATTTGACATTTATGAATATGAAATGAATAAATTTTTACCATAGCTTTTATAAAAAATACTAAGATTTGGAGTGGACAAAACACTCATGTGTgctgatccttttaggggatgACCCACGGCAAAGCACCGGTGTTAATCCTTTCAAGGTATAACCCCCGACAGAGTACCGATATAACCTTTTAAGGACAAAAGCTCAGGGCAGTGCATCCATGTGTATTGATCCTTTTAAGGaatcacccagggcagagcacccgtgtcgaCCCTTTTtgaaatgaccctgggcagagcacccgtgccgtGCTGATCATTTCAGGAATGACCCTAAGCAGAGCACTCGTGAGAATCATTGCATTAAAAAATAGTTCACATAAAATGCATCTAACTTACAAGAAAATACGATAGATATAATGTCTATGTTCACATAATGAATATTCATTATTACCTTTAgataatataaaatgaaaaataataataatatttacatTGGTTTAGTTAAATAAAGAATATCTCAATGTCTAGATTATATAAGGCAATTACTTATGAAATTTTTAATAGGAAATGATCACCTACCTGCTATGGAAAAATAGTATGATGGGAGGAAAATAATCTGAAGAGATGCTGATTTCTACATGTACTAACTTGGATTGACCAACTCTGAACTCGACCTGAATTGGAAAGTAGAACTACATATAAATGCGTCCATCTCCATAAAAATCAGATGTTATAGAAGGATCTTCAGGTTAGCCCATACTCGGCGAGCTGAGTCAATTTGGTGGAACGGCTTGATATACGTTACCTCCACTCAGGATCTCTCTTTCTCTAGAATAGTTGCAAGGGATTCTGAAAAAACTGACAACACATCATTGGGGATTGAGTCAGTGAGTCATGAACTCGATATTGAACCCTCACGGATACTCTCCCTTCTCCTGATAtctcttttcttctcacaatCTTTATTTTGTGATTTTCTCTATGGTTTTCTATAGGTAGCATGAGAAATGAGGTATAAAAATAATATCAGGTGAGTTTAGTGGGTTGGGAGttcattggacggtttagattgattagtgggtcctaccatgatgacATCATGCATGGTGAATGGGTTCACATCCGCAACCGTACCGCGGAGAAGTGGGAAAGAAAAGGAGTCGTGGAGGAGAGgggctttatttttttttttttgagaatggGCCCCACGAGAGTgatgtgacaaatccacaccgttcatcagttttgcccatcaaagttagggcatgtgcccaaaaatgagggtcaTCTacagttcaggtgggccacaccaacggcaacagtggaacccaccgttAAAAGAAATGGAATGTTACAATTTGTTTCATTTACGTACCTTCTTTGCCACccgccacacttcgttgagtcatttcatcaaacacttagtgagcaacaatgattatcaaagtaattgagtcatcCAAATGGCTTGATCTAAGTTTGAatcgagttgggttcaatccgagtcgagtcaagcttgggcaagctcgaacttagtTCAAAAATTttttaagctaaaaaaatcagcttgactcagttTTGAACCAAGTCGAACCTAAcgttttcgagttgagttgagcgaattaaccgagctagctcaattCATGTACAGTTCTACCTATGTGTGAATACAGCTAGCCGAGCTCCACGTGCAGCTTGTACATCAGTCCTGCTACCTTCTTGCACATGAACGGACACACGTTTTTACATGGAGGCCACGTGCAGAactccattggattcagaattgACGCGGATTGGCCAATaacctgccaccagccaatggctagtggttggtgccttgtgggacccaccatgatgtatgtgcttcatccacaccatccatccatttttctagatcattttatggcatgaggtcAAAAATAAGtacatctaaatctcaagtggatgacATTACAGAAAGCcatgtcaccattaaaaacttctggagccacaaaagttttggatcaaggtgatatttatttttttccctttatcaacaggttggatgttaaacaaacattatgatgggcataAGAGATTTTTATTGGTGGATATATAATctattttcctatagtgtggtccacctgatatttaaatttgccttatttttgggaccaagccctaaaataatctggaaaataatgaatggatagcttggataaaacacatacatcatgatatagCTCAACCACTAGCCACTCCACCTCCGGCCATTCCAGGTTTAGTGCAGGCGGTCTGGCTACTTACCCCAGACCGGCCACTTAGCTGGTGTCAAAGGCTTGTAAGCtacaccatgacatatgtgttttatccacatcgttcatcaagTTTGCAAGCTTTTTTTAGggcatttgttttatccacactgtataTCCAGTTTgcaatgaggcagatcaaacgcTCAAGCGCGGgccctaaaatgaggcagattgaacgCCTCAAGCGAGCTGGTATCAAAGCTTTCTAAGCTCCACCATGAAATGTGTTTTGTCCGCACTGCTTATTCAGTTTGCaagcttatttcagggcatgagccctaaaatgaggtaATTCCAACTCTTAGGTGGATTATACCAAAGGAAACGGTGGAGATTAAACACTTACAATTGAAAACATTTTGGGTCTACAGTAGTTTGGGAGCAATCTCATAtccattttttctcttcatcaatatctgtatgaccttatggacaattggatggtaaataaacattacagtaggtcctaggaagtttttaatagtggaagatcaatcaaaactgttttactgtggtgtggtccaactgtgttttggatctttctcatttttaggataatccactaaaataagctggaaaaatggatgaacagcttggatggaacacatacatcatggaggagcccacaaagctttgacatcagcttGCCGGCTGATGTTGGGGTCAGTAGCCAGTGTCCGGTCTATGTAGAAATCGGAGTACACTcttatcctactgagtaaactcagttggccccaccttaaatgtatgtggtctatgcatgacgtccatccgtttttttcatataatttaaggggttgagcccaaaattaaagcatatccaaagatcaaggggatcataccacacaaaacaatggggataatgatttccaccgttgaaaccttgttaggccctacagtgatgtgtatttgtcatccaacctgttcataagatcatacagacatggatgaacggaaaacacaaatataaacttgatccaaaacttctgtgcccccgagaaattttcaatggtagaagttcaattcaattgtttcatgtggtgtggtccatttaaacattttatatgcttcatttttagtctcaatccctaaaattatatgataaaatggatgggtagagcagataaaatacataaatcatggtggacctcacagagtaaCTCACTATGCAATCGACTTCCGTCTAagtaggggctctgtggggccactgggATGTATGGGTTTAATTCACGCAGTGTATCTATTTTgcaggctcattttagggcatgagcgtaGATCCAAGGGTCAAGTGGGCATAAAACTGTGGATTGAAAGCATACAGTTGAAAAGTTATTGGGAGCTGCGGAAGTTTTGATAAAGTTatcttatttgtgttttcctttcatcagagttctatgttaccttatgaacggatcggatgtcaaataaatatcagggtgggccctaggaagattccAACGGTTGGTGTCATTAACACTGCAGTTTTCTGTAGtagggtccacctgatggatttTCTAGGATATTAGTCTAAGATGACCTGAAAAAGtaaatggacggtatgaataaaacggaaacggattggctactctcccctgccaccagccattggctggtggtcgatgctttgtgtgccccaacatgatgtatgtgtttaatccatgccgtccatatatttttcagatcattttatgtatgagactaaaaattagatatatccaaatctcaagtggaccacgttagaaacaatgttgaatgaacatcgaccattaaaaaccatttgggggccataaaagttttggatcaaactgatctttgttttttactttcatataggcctatatgacctaatcaaccgattggatgtcaaataaacagacagtagggccttaagaggattttcatggtgaatatccaataactattgttttctggtgtggtccaaatgagatttatatccctctaatttttggtatcaagccctaatatgatctttaaaaatggataaacggaatggatgaaacacatacatcatgatggggcccacagagcaccgaccatcacccGTGTCAGGGGCGTgagtaaaacccatacatcatggtgggtctacagAGCCTGGTGACATATAGAGTCCGTCCATGAGGGTAGAACACAGtccgcggacgcggattgcatacttgAGGCTACCAAAGATCGAGTgcctgtgggccccgccatgatatcTTTGGATAGAGTAGAATCCGTCCAAATCCTTTCGTCTTTGGTAGAACACGGTCATGAAGCGGATTGAATGCTAGGCTACCGCATCTTGTGCTTGTGGGCCTGCCGTGACACTAGATAGAGTCCGTCTATCTTTGGTAAAACAGTCGGTGGACTTAGATTGCATCTTTGGTTGTCACGctccgaaattcgagtacagagtgtgcaccctcagacccgagtttcggcccatgacacgtacactgagtgtactaatttcattcaattatacaattattcatttaCCTACTAGCTCTACTGTAAatttacattccattcatactcaacaacatttcaaaaataagaaacgatcatttattccaataattaatcataaacataactaaTGACCCTCTCAATTGAGATcttatgaaataaaataaacatatccaacaacttgaaagaattaatttacaatctaagaaaattaaatataattaaagtaaaaatatcatgactagtctaaggctgcaacttcttcttttgtcaagtagggtcacgtgtcccttaagtcctttctggcttgaccacatattcctatttttgagccaccggcccaccctcattcacatctgtacggtttttccatcaataaaaaatataagctggccaggcttagtgatataacccagcatggttcataatcatatcaattaaaataatacaaaaatacatgtacaatgatgtaAAATGGTGTATGAATACATCAGATGTGATGATTGTCCATTTGCTTGGGTTGGAGATCATCAACCTACATCCACCCATTAGGTAGGTTTATACATTTCGCTAGGCTTGTGCATAGCTCACATCTGGTaatgctctaccaggatcgacatttcttctagggagggcccctaggatcgaccatgcattatgcaatgcaatgaatgagggatgatatgtaaatgcatatttttcatatttggcatagttgtctcgattaaaatattcacatataaatttatcgtacaattatcatatcaaaatattcaaaccagtaaatcaatcaaacaatcacaatgatttattttaattttaatgaattataaaacaagttgggttactcacctgagtttggtaatattgactctgcaatgtaattaggttgatttgaattccggggtcctatcaattatatcaacaacattattattcatatgtttttattacatggtggggcccacctctgattaacATCTTAGGTGGCCAGAtcctaaataattaaataattaaaatttctattacattttttctcctttttaagattataaaattgaatgataattacttgatcggggtggtccatcggatggtcagatcattcaaattcttgaggtattatcatgttttgcctccacacattagatggatggtgtgaatctaaccacacatacaccgatggcccatctcgactttTTACgctaagtgataccaacacttgcgcaaaaatctaagattcctttattaaacacttttagatctgactaatgtggcctatctgattattagattgatctaaaaattatggcccttgtatattttgaccttaaggatcatatgattcgtacagatctatcttagcacaatcagattccatccatttaatttattcctaaaatattactaattagaccgaaatcataaaaacatcactttattaaaattgactctacacacctatacaatgatggtgtggatgatccacgccatccattgtatatattaagaagaaattaacaacataataaaaagttaaaaagatctaacgattagaacttacctgatcgagccttcttagaatttcctcttccttttactttaggcttccgataggatgagcacatcctcccttatcctgaatttgattttttttatgatttttaataaaaaatttattattaccacttcaagaatcgatccctaaacctctctctcaactaagaatttcgctaccaactcaactattgacttgtttttattttttatttaaaaataaaatgcataaaacTGTGGATTGAAAGCATacagttgaaaagttcttagattGCATGCTGATCGAGTgctcgtggacccaccatgatactagATAGAGTCCGTTCATGCTGGTATAAACACAGTCCGCAGACGCAGACTGCATGTTGAGGCTAACAATAGCGAGTGCTCTGTGtgccacactatgatgtatgtatcttatctatgccgcccatccatttttaagggCATGAGCGAAAAATGAAGGTGGACGAGGGCACAGGATAAAGCGGTGATTAAtctgccaccattaaaaacttcttggggtcacaaaacttttggatgaacttcgtatttttgttttcattgacctaattaacatgttggatggaaaatgaacattagaatgggccctaggaagttttttcctatggtgtggtccaccagagatctgGCTCCGCCTCATTTTTAAGATAATGCCATAAAATAgagatccaaaatggatggatggtgtggataaggcacatacatcatggtgggtcccttaGAGTCTCTCCACTGGCAGTGTGAGAAACCGATCGAGAATGTAATTGGCGTTCACAAGCTGCTTCTGTTTCAACCGGATAAACGGCCGCAAACGGTAACCCATGGGAAGTTGCCACGGTGGAAAAATAGGTGGGACCACCttgcgagaaatccactccgttcatccatttttccgacTCAAGTTTTGTCATCAATCCCAAATCGAgatagatcaaaaactcaagtggaccgcactttATGAAAAAGTGAGAAGTGAAGTAAAAGTGTCAGCAGATGTGAGAAGTGGGCCCTATTTGTAAAACGGACATCCCTGTCATGAACAATACAAGAATCTTGGAAGGTCCAAACCACTTCATGAAGCAATATGGATGTGAGTAGTGGGCCCTATTTGGAAAACGGACGTGTAATGTACTTTCTGAAAATCCAGCTTCCTTTATCTATGATAATAGAAACCATATAAAGTTACAGAAAAATCTCTACCGTTGATGATAACATAAAAGAATGGAAAGAGAAACTGCTATATATCATTGATtaaaaaacatgtatatatacaaTTGATATTGGATGATTTAAGATAATTTTTTCTTCAATCCTCTTTGTTGTGTACAATAAAACCCAGTTCTTGATTTTGAGGCCCATAATAAAAAACCCAAACGCGGACAGTATGGAAATTAGCACGTAACTCGTTTGCATCAACCAACTCGGTCCAACTGCCATTCAAGGTATAGCATCCAGATGATCTCCAGTAGTTGAAGCGCGTGATCCAATGTCGACCCTTATGGTCGAGTGTAACACCATCAATCCCACCGTCAGTTATCAGCTTGGATGTTTGGTGGGGTGTAAGTGCAGGAAGGAGGGTGTGGCTGATTAATGATGTGGGAAGGAGGAGACGGTTTTGACGAGGTCTGGTGTCGCTGGGTTTGAGAAGTTTATCACAGACCCATATGAGACTCGTTGCTTTCAATTGGAATTGGGTCTCGATCCAATCAGGTGGAGATGGTTTTGCAATGCAGAGGTTCTGGTAAGACGTGTTGCGGGGAGTCTGCTTCTTGTTTCTGTGGTCATTCAGCTTCCTCTTCTTCCTGTTGTTGGATGGGATGATGGTGAATGTGGGGAGAAGAGGGGAAGCAGAAGCTGCCACCTCTGCTAACATCAACAGATTACTCCAGTCGGCTTCCATTCTTTGCtgaattcagagagagagagagagagagagagagaaggggttctGAGGTATTGAATGAAAGAGAGACTAAGCACAGAGGGTTTTTGTTGGAGAGAGGATGGAAGGAGGCTTcccttttattttgattttagaaaaatccagaTTCTATTTGGAAAGTTAATAAGTAAATAGGTGataaaagaaagtttctaatttTGCAGCCAATGAAGTTTAGACGGTCAATATGTAGTTTGTAGTTTAGAGCATGACACGTGTCATTAACCAACGGATTGAAAATTGGactcggatttcctgcgaaagactttcgcaggaagtttctgcgctgggaacccaggtggggcccactgtcgtatttgtgagaaatcctctccatccatccgttttttgagttcattttaggatactaagccaaaaatgaaccgtatccaatgcttaagtgggccgaaaatgtgataattgaacatctacagttgaaatattcctggggccaaaatagttttgaatcatgatattatttgtgttttcagttcatcccagtaaaaatgacgttattaacggtatggatggcatttaaacatcactttcgaacctagggaggtttcaacggtaagaattttcctaactaccttttcctttCGTACGGCTCACCTTAGTCTTGTATTGTGCTCGATTTTGgtttcaactcctaaaatgagctcccaaaacgtatggacggagtggatttctgaaaaaaaaattcacggtagaccccacctaagtttcaagcgCAGGAATTTCCTGCTAAAGGTTttcgcagtaaatccgcgtcTACGCGTAATTGGGTTTTGCCGGGAAGCAGATTgttaggggaacggattggctactccccctggcaccagccccgtggctggtggtcggtgctctgtgaaccccaccatgatgtatatatttcatccattccgttaatccattttaaaagatcattttatggatctAGGCCgaaaattagaggaatataaatctcatttgaaccacaccacatgaaaacaatagtgattggatatccaccattaaaatcctcctaaggcccactgtactgtttatttgacatccaatatgttgattaggtcatacaggcccagatgaagggaaaaaaacaaaaatcaacttgatccaaagcttttatggccccaaaatgttttttaatggtcgacgctcattcaacaatttttcctactatgtggtccacttaatattgggatatatctcattttttgtatcataccgtagaataatatttaaaaatatatggacggcatggatgaaacacatacatcatagtggggcccacagagcaccgaccaccagccattggctggtgtcagggggagtagccaatccgtttccgatcggTAGTGAGTAACTCAATAGGCCAAGCGTAGTGAGtagactctgtggggtccatttagGTTTTTATAATTTATCTACTCCTTTCAtctattttactagataattttaggccttttttaaaaaaaaatgaagcatatccaaatattgaATGGACCACGCCACGTAAACAGTGTGAaatgaacatctaccgttgaaaaattcttaagggccaaataagttttggatcaagcatatatttattttttcccttcatccatgtttttttaaatcttatgaacaggttagatgacaaataaacatcaatgtggagcctaggatggtttcaacggtggaaatcattattaacactgtttcttttggtatgatccacgtaagctttggatatgctttgattttggaatcaaccccttaaatgagtttAAAAAACGGACACATaatttcacggtgggcccaactgagtttactcagtacgatgagagtAAGCAATCCGATCTCGTTTCGCCATGTATGATACGGTTTTGGAAAGTCCCGGAAATGAAATGGTTTGCGTTTCGCTGCTGACGTGGATGGAGGATTTTATGTTTATTAGATCCAACACGTTGATCAGGTGCGCCACCCTCGTTAGATATTGACCTTCAAAATTAtactgatccaaaattcaggtgggcctcaccacttgAGCTTCATATTAGCTTGATCTTTAGAAATTT contains:
- the LOC131228126 gene encoding putative B3 domain-containing protein At3g49610, giving the protein MEADWSNLLMLAEVAASASPLLPTFTIIPSNNRKKRKLNDHRNKKQTPRNTSYQNLCIAKPSPPDWIETQFQLKATSLIWVCDKLLKPSDTRPRQNRLLLPTSLISHTLLPALTPHQTSKLITDGGIDGVTLDHKGRHWITRFNYWRSSGCYTLNGSWTELVDANELRANFHTVRVWVFYYGPQNQELGFIVHNKED